From one Marinobacter sp. LV10MA510-1 genomic stretch:
- a CDS encoding enoyl-CoA hydratase/isomerase family protein — MSFETLIFTIKDGYAEIRFNRPHRLNAVVEPFYKDLLVALSQAEADPEVRAVLLTGEGRAFCVGADMKEHGSGERSQYQRRQYLQLGNDVCEAMFRLSKPVVAAINGYALGAGAEMACSCDFIFMGETAKIGFPEVSIGTCVGGGVTSFLPRLVGLAKARELIFTGVKIDGPEAERIGLATRSVADEALLDEAEAFIKQLATKAPISMSLVKKLLNNASHADLDAQLQHELDGVFMCTTTQDWQEGVDAFAQKRSPVFKGC, encoded by the coding sequence GTGTCATTTGAAACCCTGATTTTTACCATTAAAGATGGCTACGCCGAGATTCGCTTCAATCGTCCCCATCGTTTAAACGCCGTGGTTGAGCCGTTTTACAAAGATTTACTGGTTGCGTTGAGCCAGGCAGAGGCCGACCCTGAGGTCAGAGCCGTTTTATTGACGGGTGAAGGGCGCGCCTTTTGTGTTGGCGCCGATATGAAAGAGCACGGTTCCGGCGAGCGCAGCCAGTATCAGCGCCGGCAATATCTGCAGTTGGGTAATGATGTTTGCGAGGCGATGTTTCGACTGAGTAAGCCGGTGGTTGCGGCCATTAATGGTTACGCACTGGGTGCGGGGGCCGAAATGGCCTGCTCCTGTGACTTCATATTTATGGGCGAAACGGCAAAAATCGGCTTTCCCGAAGTCAGCATTGGTACCTGTGTCGGCGGCGGTGTGACCAGTTTTCTGCCGCGTTTGGTCGGGTTGGCGAAAGCTCGTGAGCTGATCTTCACCGGCGTTAAAATTGACGGCCCCGAGGCTGAGCGCATTGGCCTGGCAACTCGTTCCGTGGCTGATGAAGCACTGCTTGATGAGGCAGAAGCGTTTATCAAACAGTTGGCCACCAAGGCTCCCATTTCCATGTCGCTGGTTAAAAAACTATTGAACAACGCCTCCCATGCAGATCTGGACGCGCAGCTTCAGCACGAACTGGACGGCGTGTTCATGTGCACGACAACCCAGGACTGGCAGGAAGGTGTGGATGCCTTCGCTCAAAAACGCTCACCAGTCTTCAAGGGCTGTTGA
- the fliO gene encoding flagellar biosynthetic protein FliO, with protein MTSKLWQAAPVFWLMATFPAMAEPAASQAQAQTQLSGATRTPDTLSTLVSLGLGLLAVIAIIYGCAWLIRRMTGMTGMNNSAIKVVSVMALGARERIAVVDVAGQQLLLGITPSTIRTLHVFDEPVVSVGGSAPSGEFARKLQSLMNKTQVPNAAADSSGRSTDDRKI; from the coding sequence ATGACGTCAAAACTCTGGCAAGCGGCCCCCGTATTCTGGCTGATGGCGACGTTTCCAGCCATGGCAGAACCTGCTGCGTCGCAGGCGCAAGCGCAAACGCAACTAAGTGGAGCGACGCGCACGCCGGATACCCTGTCTACTCTGGTGAGCCTGGGATTGGGCCTGCTGGCGGTGATTGCCATTATTTACGGCTGTGCCTGGCTGATCCGCCGCATGACAGGCATGACCGGCATGAACAACAGCGCCATTAAAGTGGTATCGGTGATGGCCCTGGGCGCCCGCGAACGCATTGCGGTGGTGGATGTGGCGGGCCAGCAGTTGCTGCTGGGTATTACCCCCAGCACCATTCGCACTCTGCACGTGTTCGATGAGCCGGTGGTGAGTGTAGGCGGCAGCGCGCCCAGCGGTGAATTTGCCCGCAAACTCCAGTCCCTGATGAATAAAACCCAGGTCCCGAATGCCGCGGCCGACAGTTCTGGCAGATCGACCGATGACCGCAAGATTTGA
- the flhB gene encoding flagellar biosynthesis protein FlhB, with protein sequence MADEDSSQEKTEEATPRRLEKAKEDGETPRSKELATTAVLMAGAGGLLIFGTHLGAALEAIMRDAFTIERSAIFDMRHMSVQLIASAKEAAWALSPILAMLLVAAIAGSIGIGGLLFSGKSIAPKPSRMNPIKGLGRMFSARSLIELVKAIAKVGLVLTIAILILQVRTVDLLSISAEPAVPAMEHVLWTLGWSFFLLSCATIIIAVIDVPFQIYDHQKKLKMTMQEVKDEHKDSEGKPEVKGRIRQLQREMSQRRMMQDVPTADVVITNPTHYAVALKYDQNSMGAPMVVAKGGDELAFKIMEVARENKVEILRTPPLARAVYHNSDIGQEIPDGLYMAIAQVLAYVFQLRQFRKGHADKPTMPNFPIPSDLRRDT encoded by the coding sequence ATGGCCGACGAAGACAGCAGTCAGGAGAAAACCGAAGAGGCCACCCCCCGAAGGCTGGAAAAGGCCAAGGAGGATGGCGAGACTCCGCGTTCCAAAGAGCTGGCGACGACGGCCGTGTTGATGGCCGGTGCTGGCGGCCTACTGATTTTTGGTACCCATCTTGGCGCCGCTCTGGAAGCCATCATGCGCGACGCCTTCACCATCGAGCGCAGCGCGATTTTTGATATGCGCCATATGAGCGTGCAGCTGATTGCATCCGCCAAAGAAGCGGCCTGGGCCTTGTCGCCCATTCTGGCCATGCTGTTGGTGGCGGCCATAGCCGGTTCCATCGGTATTGGTGGCTTGTTGTTCAGCGGCAAATCCATTGCGCCCAAGCCTAGTCGTATGAACCCTATAAAGGGTCTTGGTCGCATGTTCTCTGCACGCTCGCTAATTGAGCTGGTTAAAGCCATTGCGAAAGTCGGGCTGGTACTCACTATTGCCATTCTTATTCTGCAAGTACGAACGGTAGACTTGCTGAGTATCTCCGCAGAACCGGCGGTGCCGGCTATGGAGCATGTGCTCTGGACCCTGGGCTGGAGTTTTTTTCTGCTGTCCTGTGCCACCATCATTATTGCTGTGATCGATGTGCCTTTCCAGATTTACGACCACCAGAAAAAGCTCAAAATGACCATGCAGGAAGTAAAAGACGAGCACAAAGACAGCGAAGGCAAACCCGAAGTGAAAGGCCGTATTCGCCAGCTGCAGCGAGAGATGTCGCAGAGACGGATGATGCAGGACGTTCCCACCGCTGACGTGGTCATCACCAACCCGACCCATTACGCGGTGGCGCTGAAGTACGACCAGAACAGCATGGGCGCGCCTATGGTGGTGGCCAAGGGCGGCGACGAACTGGCCTTCAAGATTATGGAAGTTGCCCGCGAAAACAAGGTAGAAATTTTGCGCACACCGCCGCTGGCGCGGGCGGTGTATCACAACAGTGATATTGGTCAGGAAATACCAGACGGCCTGTATATGGCCATCGCCCAGGTGCTGGCCTATGTATTCCAGCTGCGCCAGTTCCGCAAAGGCCACGCCGACAAACCCACCATGCCAAACTTCCCGATACCGTCGGATTTGCGACGTGACACCTGA
- a CDS encoding enoyl-CoA hydratase-related protein — protein MSQPNISNQPQLVDALLTLENRVATLTLNRHDLRNALTGSHLIDDIVTTAEWVNGCSDVSVLVITGAGSAFSAGGNVRDMAERGGDFAGDAAECAERYRKGIQRIPLVMQAVEVPIIAAVNGPAIGAGFDLANMADIRIASEKAKFGETFLNLGIIPGDGGAWLMQRLIGYQRAFELTLSGRIVDATEAKELGIVLDVVPADELMPTAMKLAERMASQPPKATRMTKRLMKMAQRMELKDFLDLCACFQGMCHNEPEHLDAVNRMLESMARK, from the coding sequence ATGAGCCAGCCAAATATAAGCAATCAGCCACAGCTAGTTGATGCACTACTTACTCTTGAGAACCGTGTTGCGACCTTAACCCTCAACCGCCACGACTTACGCAACGCCCTTACCGGGTCTCATCTGATCGACGATATTGTTACCACTGCCGAATGGGTCAATGGCTGCAGCGACGTATCGGTGCTGGTTATTACCGGTGCTGGTTCAGCTTTTAGTGCGGGCGGCAACGTTCGCGACATGGCCGAGCGCGGTGGTGATTTTGCCGGTGATGCAGCGGAATGTGCCGAACGCTATCGCAAGGGCATTCAGCGTATTCCGCTGGTTATGCAGGCTGTCGAAGTGCCGATTATCGCCGCTGTGAATGGGCCGGCCATCGGTGCCGGTTTTGATCTGGCGAACATGGCGGATATCCGCATAGCGTCAGAAAAAGCCAAGTTTGGCGAAACTTTTCTTAACCTTGGAATCATTCCGGGGGACGGCGGCGCCTGGTTGATGCAGCGCCTGATCGGCTATCAGCGGGCTTTCGAGTTAACCTTGTCTGGCCGGATTGTGGATGCGACTGAAGCTAAAGAGCTGGGCATTGTTCTGGACGTGGTGCCGGCAGACGAGCTGATGCCGACGGCCATGAAGTTAGCCGAGCGGATGGCCAGCCAGCCGCCTAAGGCGACTCGAATGACCAAGCGCCTGATGAAAATGGCACAGCGCATGGAGCTGAAAGATTTTCTCGATCTTTGCGCCTGTTTCCAAGGCATGTGCCACAACGAGCCAGAGCACCTGGATGCGGTGAACCGGATGCTGGAGTCGATGGCGCGCAAGTGA
- a CDS encoding flagellar basal body-associated FliL family protein: protein MAENTSADEPVAKKSRLKPFVLLGFLILLAIGLAVAGAFWFMNGSLPGMGGDETAEEQAKEPKFLPSVYLDLEKPLLTTVQADGRQRYAQVHVSLEAESQAVLDAAQVHLPLLRSQLIQLMGSRSFDSLRAPEGRQELAQAMTDKVNELLANENAAAIRQVLFSNFVVQ, encoded by the coding sequence ATGGCAGAGAACACCAGCGCTGATGAACCCGTCGCAAAAAAAAGCAGACTCAAGCCCTTTGTACTGCTGGGTTTTTTGATTTTACTGGCCATTGGTCTGGCTGTGGCCGGTGCGTTCTGGTTTATGAATGGCAGCCTGCCGGGTATGGGTGGTGACGAAACTGCTGAAGAACAGGCAAAAGAACCGAAATTTTTACCCAGCGTTTATCTGGATCTGGAAAAACCCCTGCTGACCACCGTGCAAGCTGACGGCCGCCAGCGTTACGCTCAGGTGCATGTGTCACTGGAAGCAGAAAGCCAGGCGGTGCTGGATGCCGCCCAAGTGCATTTGCCATTGCTGCGCAGCCAGCTGATTCAGCTAATGGGCAGCCGCAGCTTTGATAGTTTGCGTGCCCCGGAGGGCCGGCAGGAGCTGGCACAGGCGATGACTGACAAGGTCAACGAGCTGTTGGCCAATGAGAACGCAGCCGCTATTCGCCAGGTATTGTTCAGCAACTTTGTTGTTCAGTAA
- the fliN gene encoding flagellar motor switch protein FliN, producing MADDDKTDDQTMSEDEKLAAEWEAAMGESGGDSGVGPDRTEDNWDEAMAEAAGAKNSDKENDKKNNVRAAPMEEFGSDSVDTSKGSPDLDVIMDIPVTISMEVGNTMIPIRNLLQLNQGSVIELDRLAGEPLDVLVNGTLIAHGEVVMVNDKFGIRLTDVMSPGERIKRLQK from the coding sequence ATGGCTGACGATGATAAAACAGACGACCAGACTATGAGCGAAGACGAAAAGCTGGCGGCGGAGTGGGAAGCAGCGATGGGTGAGTCTGGTGGAGATTCCGGTGTAGGGCCTGACCGCACCGAAGATAACTGGGACGAGGCGATGGCCGAGGCGGCTGGCGCTAAGAATAGTGATAAAGAAAACGACAAAAAAAACAACGTGCGCGCAGCGCCCATGGAAGAGTTTGGTTCAGACAGCGTTGACACCTCAAAAGGCTCGCCAGATCTCGACGTGATCATGGACATACCGGTGACCATCTCGATGGAAGTCGGCAATACCATGATTCCCATCCGTAATCTGCTGCAGCTGAACCAGGGTTCGGTGATCGAGCTTGACCGTCTGGCCGGCGAGCCGCTGGACGTGCTGGTGAATGGCACCTTGATTGCCCACGGCGAGGTGGTCATGGTTAACGATAAATTTGGCATTCGCCTGACTGACGTCATGAGCCCGGGCGAGCGCATCAAGCGCTTGCAGAAATAG
- the fliP gene encoding flagellar type III secretion system pore protein FliP (The bacterial flagellar biogenesis protein FliP forms a type III secretion system (T3SS)-type pore required for flagellar assembly.), translating to MTARFEPARLLKVLLPLLAVIAAMVWAPLAQADLPGIPAFTVEPGAGEGQQEYSVTLQILALMTALTFLPAMLMMMTSFTRIIIVFSILRQALGLQSAPSNQILLGLALFMTIFIMKPVLEEANRVGLQPYLQEEMTSLEAVEAASEPFKKFMLAQTRESDLGLFMRMADEQFAGPEDVTFWVLLPAFVTSELKTAFQIGFILFIPFLIIDMVVASVLMAMGMMMLSPIIISLPFKIMLFVLVDGWALIMGTLAASYGL from the coding sequence ATGACCGCAAGATTTGAACCTGCGCGCCTTCTAAAGGTGCTATTGCCGTTACTGGCCGTCATCGCTGCCATGGTCTGGGCGCCTCTGGCCCAGGCAGACCTGCCGGGCATACCCGCGTTCACCGTAGAGCCCGGTGCTGGCGAGGGCCAGCAGGAATACTCGGTGACCCTGCAGATTCTGGCGCTGATGACTGCGCTGACGTTTTTGCCGGCGATGCTGATGATGATGACGTCGTTCACCCGCATCATTATCGTATTTTCGATACTGCGCCAGGCCCTGGGCCTGCAATCGGCGCCGTCCAACCAGATTTTGCTGGGGCTGGCGTTGTTTATGACCATATTCATTATGAAACCGGTACTGGAAGAAGCCAATCGGGTAGGGCTACAACCCTATCTGCAGGAAGAAATGACCTCGCTGGAAGCTGTGGAAGCCGCGTCGGAGCCGTTCAAAAAGTTCATGCTGGCACAAACCCGCGAGAGCGACCTGGGCCTGTTCATGCGCATGGCTGACGAGCAGTTTGCCGGCCCCGAAGACGTCACATTCTGGGTGCTGCTACCGGCGTTTGTCACCAGTGAGCTGAAAACTGCGTTTCAGATCGGTTTTATATTGTTCATACCTTTTTTGATCATCGACATGGTGGTGGCCAGCGTGCTGATGGCCATGGGTATGATGATGCTGTCGCCGATTATTATCTCGCTACCGTTCAAAATCATGCTGTTTGTGCTGGTAGACGGTTGGGCGTTGATAATGGGCACCCTGGCGGCCAGTTATGGCCTTTAG
- the fliQ gene encoding flagellar biosynthesis protein FliQ, which yields MTPETVIDILREALWLIVLLATVIITPGLVIGLVVSTFQAATQINEQTLSFLPRLLITLIVIIVMGPWMLTQLLDHANALFSNIPFLIG from the coding sequence ATGACCCCGGAAACCGTCATCGATATTCTGCGCGAAGCGCTGTGGCTGATTGTGCTGCTGGCCACAGTGATCATTACCCCAGGCCTGGTGATTGGTTTGGTGGTGAGCACCTTTCAGGCTGCCACGCAAATCAACGAACAAACCCTGAGCTTTCTGCCGCGCCTGCTGATTACCCTGATCGTTATTATTGTGATGGGGCCGTGGATGCTGACACAACTGCTGGACCACGCTAACGCGCTCTTCTCCAACATTCCCTTTTTGATCGGCTGA
- a CDS encoding acetate--CoA ligase family protein: MKSSLHDFLAPDSIAILGASSDPTKRGYKAMVGLINDGYEGAIYPINPKADTILGYKAYPSMELLPGSAALALICTPAKTIPDLLAQCGRNGTKGAIILASGFGEVDEAGAKLGQEVLEAAQKANVRIVGPNTSGVFNLHKKVNLLALDNVKPGDIGIISQSGNMLLALALEAESNGHVGFSTYVGPGNQIDLGFADYLQYLGEDEHTRVATLYVEGFKDGRVFLNVAKEIAKTKPVVVYKSGSTEAGQKAAKSHTGALAGSYAMTVDLLRQVGVTVVSQSDEILPVAEGLGLLQQANGNRVAILADGGGQATIASDRLCEAGLELAELSDATRSALRDILFPQASLVNPVDVAGSTDANPKLLADCMSILIKDANVDMVFLVGMFGGYGIRFAEELKAEELQTADAIAELSGQTDKPLVVYSLYSHVRPEPLVRLREAGVPVYNSIEHAVQVLKALNERGAYIARSQRAELAQPLSPDAGVVATFKQAQSSGRDLFEFEAKSLLRTYGVDVPKELIVRNEAGFSEAVAEFGDTPLAMKVVSKDILHKSDAGGVKLNLIGEADLRRGQAEILASCKLYKADAEIEGVLLAPMARKGTEVIIGVSRDPVFGPVLMFGLGGIFVEVLEDVAFRAIPLSRDDARSMVNQIKARKILEGARGEPAVSKDALVELLLKVSSIVDAHSEILELDLNPVIAYDDGYAVVDARVIVSQETPL; encoded by the coding sequence ATGAAAAGTTCACTGCACGATTTCCTGGCACCCGATTCAATCGCGATTCTGGGCGCCTCATCCGACCCCACCAAGCGCGGTTACAAGGCGATGGTTGGGCTCATTAACGACGGCTATGAAGGCGCGATCTACCCGATCAACCCTAAAGCCGATACGATTCTGGGTTACAAAGCCTACCCGTCAATGGAATTGCTGCCGGGTTCGGCGGCTTTGGCGCTGATCTGTACGCCCGCGAAGACCATTCCTGACCTGCTGGCCCAATGTGGCCGCAATGGCACAAAAGGGGCGATTATCCTGGCCAGCGGTTTTGGCGAGGTGGACGAAGCCGGCGCAAAGCTTGGGCAGGAGGTATTGGAAGCCGCTCAGAAAGCGAACGTGCGTATTGTAGGCCCCAACACGTCCGGGGTGTTCAACCTCCACAAAAAAGTAAACCTGCTGGCGCTCGACAACGTTAAGCCCGGCGATATCGGCATTATCTCCCAGTCAGGCAATATGCTGCTGGCCCTGGCGCTCGAGGCGGAAAGTAACGGGCATGTGGGTTTTAGCACCTATGTGGGCCCGGGAAACCAAATTGATTTGGGCTTTGCCGACTACCTTCAGTACCTGGGCGAAGACGAACACACCCGTGTAGCGACCCTTTATGTGGAGGGCTTCAAAGACGGCCGTGTGTTTTTGAACGTTGCCAAAGAAATTGCAAAAACCAAGCCAGTGGTGGTTTATAAGTCCGGGTCAACCGAGGCCGGCCAGAAAGCCGCCAAATCGCACACCGGAGCTTTAGCCGGCAGCTATGCGATGACGGTAGACCTGCTTCGGCAGGTGGGCGTAACCGTGGTCAGCCAGTCTGACGAAATTCTGCCGGTTGCCGAAGGCTTGGGTCTTTTGCAGCAGGCGAATGGCAACCGGGTTGCGATTTTGGCTGACGGTGGTGGCCAGGCAACGATTGCGTCTGATCGCTTGTGTGAAGCAGGGTTGGAACTGGCCGAGCTGTCTGATGCAACGCGATCAGCGCTGCGGGATATCCTTTTTCCACAGGCATCGTTGGTCAACCCCGTCGATGTGGCGGGCAGTACCGACGCGAATCCGAAGTTGTTGGCCGATTGCATGAGTATCCTGATTAAGGATGCGAACGTCGACATGGTGTTCCTGGTGGGCATGTTTGGAGGCTACGGTATTCGCTTTGCGGAAGAGCTCAAGGCGGAAGAGCTTCAAACGGCCGATGCGATCGCCGAGCTGTCTGGCCAGACCGACAAGCCGTTGGTGGTTTACAGTCTTTACAGCCATGTTCGGCCTGAGCCGCTGGTTAGGCTGCGTGAAGCAGGGGTGCCTGTTTACAATTCGATCGAGCACGCAGTTCAGGTGTTGAAAGCGCTGAACGAACGGGGTGCCTATATCGCGCGTAGTCAGCGGGCGGAGCTGGCGCAGCCACTAAGCCCCGATGCCGGCGTTGTGGCAACCTTTAAGCAGGCCCAGAGCAGTGGTCGGGATCTGTTTGAGTTCGAGGCAAAGTCACTGCTGCGCACTTACGGCGTAGACGTGCCGAAAGAGTTGATTGTACGGAACGAAGCCGGGTTTTCAGAGGCGGTTGCCGAGTTCGGTGACACGCCGTTGGCGATGAAAGTTGTGTCCAAAGACATTCTGCATAAATCCGATGCCGGCGGCGTCAAGCTCAACCTCATTGGCGAGGCGGATTTGCGTCGTGGCCAAGCTGAAATTCTGGCCTCGTGCAAGCTCTACAAAGCCGACGCCGAGATAGAAGGTGTTCTGTTAGCGCCCATGGCTCGTAAGGGCACCGAGGTTATCATCGGGGTCAGCCGTGACCCGGTATTCGGGCCGGTGCTGATGTTTGGACTGGGCGGTATTTTCGTCGAAGTCTTGGAGGACGTAGCTTTTCGCGCCATCCCCCTGAGCCGCGATGATGCCCGTTCTATGGTAAACCAGATCAAAGCTCGCAAGATATTGGAAGGGGCCCGTGGCGAACCGGCGGTGAGTAAAGACGCGCTGGTCGAGCTGCTGTTGAAAGTGTCCAGTATTGTTGATGCACATTCGGAGATCCTTGAACTGGATCTTAACCCCGTTATTGCCTATGACGACGGTTACGCGGTGGTTGATGCCCGGGTGATCGTTTCTCAGGAGACACCGTTATGA
- the fliM gene encoding flagellar motor switch protein FliM — protein sequence MQDLLSQDEIDALLHGVDDGDIDTDDDTDEGGVKNYDLASQDRIVRGRMPTLEMINERFARYTRISLFNLLRRTADVSTGGVKIMKFGEYVHTLYVPTSLNLCKIRPLRGTSLFVLDAKLVFKLVDNFFGGQGRHAKIEGREFTPTENRIVQMMLNQVFHDMQEAWQSVLKVDFEYLSSEVNPSMANIVSPSEVVVVSTFQIELDGGGGELHFALPYSMIEPIRDVLDAGVQSDIDDTDERWVSALQEDIKAVSVAVNSTICRRHISLREVAKFKAGDIIPIEMADHLTVTANGIPIYTATLGTRDDKLALRIHGRATLPKVKKQLKVGRT from the coding sequence ATGCAGGACTTGCTGTCTCAGGACGAAATCGATGCGCTCCTTCATGGAGTAGACGACGGTGACATCGACACCGACGACGACACCGATGAAGGCGGCGTAAAAAACTACGATCTGGCCAGCCAGGACCGCATCGTCCGTGGGCGCATGCCAACACTGGAAATGATTAACGAGCGTTTTGCCCGCTACACCCGCATCAGCCTGTTCAACCTGCTGCGGCGCACCGCCGATGTGTCAACCGGCGGCGTTAAGATCATGAAGTTCGGCGAATACGTGCACACCCTTTATGTACCAACCAGTTTGAACCTGTGCAAAATTCGTCCGTTGCGCGGCACCTCGCTGTTTGTACTGGATGCCAAACTGGTGTTCAAACTGGTGGACAACTTTTTCGGTGGCCAGGGCCGCCACGCTAAAATTGAAGGCCGCGAATTCACGCCTACCGAAAACCGCATTGTGCAGATGATGCTGAATCAGGTGTTCCACGACATGCAGGAAGCCTGGCAGTCGGTGTTGAAAGTGGATTTCGAGTACCTGAGTTCCGAAGTAAACCCGTCTATGGCCAACATTGTCAGCCCCAGTGAAGTGGTGGTGGTAAGCACCTTTCAGATAGAGCTGGACGGCGGTGGCGGCGAACTGCATTTTGCGCTGCCATACTCGATGATTGAGCCCATTCGCGATGTGTTAGACGCTGGCGTGCAAAGCGACATCGACGACACCGACGAACGTTGGGTAAGCGCGCTTCAGGAAGACATCAAGGCAGTGAGTGTGGCGGTGAACTCTACAATCTGCCGGCGCCACATTTCACTGCGCGAAGTGGCCAAGTTTAAAGCCGGTGACATCATACCCATTGAAATGGCAGACCATTTAACCGTCACCGCTAACGGTATTCCGATATATACCGCAACGTTGGGCACCCGCGATGATAAATTGGCACTGAGAATTCACGGACGGGCGACGTTGCCCAAGGTCAAGAAACAACTGAAGGTAGGGCGTACCTAA
- the fliR gene encoding flagellar biosynthetic protein FliR yields MLPTELGADLIGQWVGQHLWPLFRIASFLMVIPIFGTQLVPARIRLGLALLMTIIVVPMIPPVPQVEALSADAVVITLQQILIGVGLGFALTALWQLFVIAGQMIAMQMGLGFASMVDPANGVNVAVLAQIYTITITLLFLAMNGHLVAFEVFIESFRTLPIGLEGLGQAGVWQLAHRISWMFVSAMLMALPAVTAVLIVSISFGVMTRAAPQMNIFALGFPIGLIFGLFAIWVLHANFLPHFEVYTRQTFDFMRELQQ; encoded by the coding sequence ATGCTGCCTACCGAACTCGGTGCCGATCTGATAGGCCAATGGGTTGGCCAGCATTTATGGCCGCTGTTCCGCATTGCCAGCTTTCTGATGGTGATTCCCATTTTTGGTACCCAACTGGTGCCCGCCCGAATACGCCTGGGTCTGGCCTTGTTGATGACCATTATTGTGGTGCCGATGATCCCACCGGTGCCTCAGGTAGAAGCTCTAAGCGCCGATGCGGTGGTGATTACCCTTCAGCAGATATTGATTGGTGTGGGGTTGGGCTTTGCGCTAACCGCTCTGTGGCAGCTGTTTGTGATTGCCGGCCAGATGATTGCCATGCAAATGGGCCTGGGCTTTGCGTCTATGGTGGACCCCGCCAACGGCGTGAACGTGGCGGTGCTGGCGCAAATCTACACCATCACCATCACCCTGCTGTTTCTGGCGATGAATGGCCACCTGGTGGCGTTTGAAGTGTTTATCGAGAGTTTCCGCACCTTGCCTATTGGCCTTGAAGGCTTGGGGCAGGCCGGGGTGTGGCAGCTGGCACACCGTATTAGCTGGATGTTTGTATCGGCTATGCTGATGGCGCTGCCGGCGGTAACGGCGGTGCTGATTGTCAGTATTTCCTTCGGCGTGATGACCCGCGCCGCGCCACAGATGAATATTTTCGCCCTTGGCTTCCCCATTGGCCTGATTTTTGGATTGTTTGCTATCTGGGTGTTGCACGCCAATTTTCTGCCGCATTTCGAGGTGTACACCCGGCAGACGTTCGACTTCATGCGCGAGTTGCAGCAGTAG